The DNA window tgtgtgtccgtgtgtgtgtgtgtgtccgtgtgtgtgtgtgtgtccgtgtgtgtctgtgtccgtgtgtgtgtgtgtccgtttgtgtgtgtgtccgtgtgtgtgtgtgtccgtttgtgtgtgtgtccgtttgtgtgtgtgtagtgattcAGGGCGTGGCAGCAGTCTGTTGGACAGGGCAGTAGCTGATCGGAGGCAACTGAATGCTGTCACACTGCCAGACTTCAGTGACCCAGAGacgggtaaacacacacacatgcgcgcacacacacacacacacacacacacacgcacacacacacatgcgcgcacacacgcacacacacacacgcacgcacacacacacacatgcgcgcacacacgcacacacacacgcacgcacacacacacgcgcacacacacacacacgcacgcacacacacatgcacgcacacacacacgcgcacacacacacacagtttatgttCATGTGAATAAACATAATCACAGACATGAACTATAAGCTGCAGCCTGTAATTCAGTCAAACCAAAAAAACTTCTTTATCGTTTATTTTCAGCCGTTTTtatgttaatataaatgtttgtattaaaCTCGCCTTTGGTTTTAGTTTGTTATTCCTTCTACCATAtgggtttaatttattttctgtgatgtgtgtttattgtagcCTCTGCCTCCTCCtctctgatgatgtcacagccttcatctctttcttctcctttctttcctctctcatcCTTCTATTCCATCTCTACTTTGCCCCGGGGTGACCCTGTCAGCCATGTTTTCTGTGACCACTTCCCTGTTCGACACCTGTCCTCTGCTAGTAACACActgcatgtgtttgtgcatgcgagtgtgtttgtgcatgcgagtgtgtttgtgcatgcgaGTGTGTTTCTCACTTATCTCACTATCTAAACATCCTTTAAACGATCATTTGATTCACTCACTTTATAGATCAGATCTGAGCTTCGTGAGCTTCACAAAGTGAGTTCATTCAGCTGAAGGTctttataaacataaatacatgACTCACAGCAGAAGCTCAgtaggcccacacacacacacacacacacacacacacacacacacacacaccatgtctgaGATGATGTAGTCTGCTCAGTTCACCAGATTTACAAAAAAcggaattaaaaatgaatgaattgtttgTAACTGgcactttgtgtgtgtcctCGTCTGTGTGTCCTCGTCTGTGTGTCCTCGTCTGTGTGTCCTCGTCTGTGTGTCCTCGTCTGTGTGTCCTCGTCTGTGTCCCCTCAGGCTCAGTGCATGCTCTGTCAGTGGCAGCATCGCGGGTAGAACAGGCTCTGTCTGAAGCGTCCTCTCTGCAGAGCAGCACTCCTAAACATGGACCTCTGCATCCCTGGATGACTCTTGCTCAGATCTGGCTGcatgcaggtacacacacacacacacacacacacctacacatacacatatatatacacacacacacacactctgtgtgtgtgtgtgtgtgtgtgtcagagtgtgtgtcacacacagacaaattcCATCATGCTTatgtaataattttattttttatatttttgcacatttcacatattattatgataattactttatacagatgtgtatgtaatATGATGCACACAGACATCAGAGaaccttagtgtgtgtgtctgtatgtgtgtgtgtgtgtgtgtgttgtgtttgtagcGGAGGTGTATATTGGGATGATCAAGCCGGCCGAGGCAATGGCATGCACCCAGGAGGCAGCGAGTCTGTTTCCAACATCCCATAATGTCCTGTTCATGAAGGGCCAAGTGGCCGAGCTCAGAGGAAACCTGGAGGATGCTAAGCGATGCTATGAGGAAGCTCTGGCTATAAGCCCCGCCCATATCCGCAGCATGCAGAGACTGGTGAGATACTTATGGTCTGCTTGTCTAATTAACACCCCCCAGGGAaaatcaccccccccccacacacacacacacactaagataaataaaactctgtgtgtgtgtgtgtgtgtgtgtgtgtgtgtgtgtgtgtgtgtgtgtgtgtgtgtgtgtgtgtgtgtgtgcagggggTTATCCTATACCAGCTGCAGAGGTTCTCATTAGCGGAGAAGGTTCTGTGTGAAGCCGTACAACTGTGTTCTTCATCTCACTTGGGCTGGCACAGTCTTGCTGAGGTGCTACAGGCACAAGGCAACATGGCGGCTGCCTCTGAGTGCTTCCTCACTGCACTGCAACTGGAGGCCAGCAATCCCATCATGCCTTTCACCATCTTGCCCCGTGCACTctgatgcatacacacacacacacacacatacaccacaaaACACCAGTGTACAGTGTTACTCTTTGTCTCCTGAAGCTCCTAAGTGTATTGTGTTCATATGAAGTGCTATTATGTAtaaccctaaacacacacacacacacacacacacacacacacacacacacagtgtgttactAACCTGTGATGCATGAGTGTGATGCTGTGTGTTCATAAATGTTCATGCgtgtaaatatgaaatatataataaagattctctctcaatctgtttaaacacaaacactaatgaATCTGTTAGCAAATCATTCGATTCGTTTAACTGTTCATTAAATCCTGTTGTGATTCATTTGATTTGTCACATGATTCCAGGGTGTTCAGAAACAGGTGTTCTCATcacttctcttcacttctcatctcttctcttcacttctcatCACTTCTCATcacttctcttcacttctcttcacttctcatcacttctcttcacttctcatctcttctcttcacttctcatcacttctcttcacttctcatcacttctcttcacttctcttcacttctcatCACTTCTCATcacttctcatctcttctcttcacttctcatcacttctcttcacttctcatCACTTCTCATcacttctcttcacttctcttcaCTTTGTCagaaaaatgtggaaaatgcaAGTGTTAATAATTGAATCATTCTCACCGATGATTTACTTAAAGGAGATGTTCAGGGAGAACGAGTCAGTATTGACTCACATCACTACaaaacagtttaacagtttatttaacaaattGTGTTTTTCTCACTGCTGTCAGCTCAtctgcaggtaacacacacctGCTCATCAACACCTGTCTCAGGTGAGCAGGAAGTAAACACCTAAAGGTCTGTATCAGAGCAGTAGAAACGTGATGACCTTCTTCACATCAAATCTGCCTTTAAACTGATTCTTTTTAAATCTACAGGTTAGATTTAGTGttttctcttaaacacacagTCCCATCATcctgcactaacacactcagagAACTAAGAATCaggtctctacacacacacacacacacacacacactgctctcaacACTCATTCATGTTCTGTGCTCAGGGGGTCACACcagctcacatacacacactgatgctgatGGTTGAAACATGAGCAGACCCCATGCTAACtgtccattcacacacacacacacacacacgataattTGAGTTTTCAGGTCTTTGAATATTTAGAAGGGACAGACATGAATTTACAGTCAATCTGGTTTTTAAAAAGAGACATCTGCGACAtccttttttgtatttgtagattttcactttacttttatttaggACCGTCAcaaaaggttaaataaatagaatctgAGTGGAAGAGAGATGGTGAGGTGGGAAGAGCAGAACGTCACTGAGCCTTCATCATCTGTACAAACTCTGCAAAATAGTAACAGAATCCGGTCAAAGGTCAAAGCATGCCAAGGATAAATGCCAAGTGTTAAGGTTCTGAGACCTGataagaggagtgtgtgtgtgtgtgtgtgtgtgtgtgtgtgtgtgtgtgtgtgtgtgtgtgtgtgtgtgtgtgtgtgcgcgcgcacctTGGTAGTTGACCTGTCCGTCTCCATCCTTATCTGCTTCTTTGATCATTTCATCCACCTCCTCACCTGTAACTTCCTCACCAAGATTTGTCATGACAACACACAGCTCTGCTCCGGTGATGAAGCCATTTCCATCCTGACACAGAACCAGAACCAGTAAACATAAGAGAGACTGATATCCAGTAAATATGCAGTCATTGTGAGTCCTGTGTTCTGTGTGGAGAGTCTCTCCTTacctctgttctctctctctcacacacacacacacacacacacacaccagtccacTGCAACAAGAACTAATCTGTCAGATTCTCACACACCTTATCAAACACTTTGAAGGCCTGATGGATCTCATCCTCAACACCTGTATCCTTCATCTTCTGCACCATCAAATTGATAAACTCAGAGAAGTCAATTGTCCCATTACCTGAAAGTGAGGTGTAGTGTTAAGGGGTTATTGTGTAGGGTTTTTGTCCCTCACCATCAGCATCCACCTGTATGATGATGGGTAGTGTTTAGGGTGTCGTGTCACTTACCGTCAGCATCCACTTCTCTGATTATTTCGTACAGTTCAGTGTCTGTGGGATTTTGTCCCAGAGAACGCATCACTGAACCCAGCTCTGCAGTGCTGATAGAACCGTCTCCATTTTTATCAAACAACATGAACGCCTCCCtaaactctaacacacacacacacacacacacacacacacacatatatatatacatacattctAACAATGAtttgtattagtattattttaatgatcataagagatacacaaacacacacacatttttttaccAGTAATCTGTTCCTCTGTTAGTTGGTCAGCCTGAAACAGCAAAACATCGAATCAGCCAGTGAGAAAGTTCTTACCCATTAATTCAgtataaatctaataaatattaaagactTAAATAtgaaagtgtaaaaataaatataaaaaaataataaaaatgaaagcgTTTTATGTCTgtcagttatacagtatatatattacagtagGTTCTTTCTCCTGGTCAAGGTTCATCTCAACATGTGGTATTTTTTAAACCCTTATTTTGTGTACAAAATCTTTTACtagacatttctttaaaaaagcaaaccaatttttcaaaaaacttCTTCTCTCAGAACATAATGTGGAACTAAAGTCAGTTATTTTACCTCTGCTTAAAAATCTGAACCTGACCCTTGACATCTGTCTAACTTTTGGCCAAAATCATACCTCCATGTTTAAGAGTGTAGAAAAGCTCTGGTTAAAGTAGTAAATGACAGAATGGGGTGGAATGtgtgctgtctgtctctctgtctgtctctcagtctgtctctcagtctgtctctcagtctgtctctcagtctgtctctctgtctgtctctctgtctgtctctctgtctgtctgtcactgtttAATGTCTGGGAtatttgtctctctttttctctgacAAATTTAACATGTGCAATATTTTTATAATGGACTCCAATACAGTCCAATACAGAGAGATTTcaatacatctctctctctctctctctctctctctctctctctctctctctctctctctctctctctctctaaccttTATATCGTGACGTTGGATGTTAGACAGATCTGCTACCAGTTTCTTAGTCTTTGGTTCATTGGCCAACATCTCCAATTTTGTCATCTGTGCTGTCTCCATGCCTCCATCTTTATCCTTCCTGCCTGCTGTCTCCCTGTCCATGTCTCCACCATTCTTGCTCTCTATCCTCGTGTCCTTCATCAATCCATGTCTCAGGTTGTCCATGCAGTGTGCGGTGAGAGCAGTGTGTCGGCGGAGGACGGAGACATCAGCATGAACCCTCTGCAGTCCAACCTTGAGGTCATGGAGTTCCTTTGTCAGCCGTGCTGAGCTCATCTCCACCATTCTCTTTATCAGAGCGGTGACTCTGCGTTCCTGCTGCTCCATCAGCTCTGCATAAACACAATGCTGCTGCTCCAACAGCTCCAACACAACCGAAACACACATTGAGTTCTGGCCTGCTGTCACACACATACGCTGTGGCACCATCTCGCTGCCTCTGAAGctcctactgtgtgtgtgtgtgtgtgtgtgtgtgtgtgtgtgtgtgtgtgtgtgtgtgtgtgtgtgtgtgtgtgtatgggaggTTTGGGGGTCAGGTCTATTTCATGCTTTTCAGCATGTCACTGTTAGCACTGTGCTAATGTTACACACTAGAGATCATTTTACTGAATAAATAGGTCACATGGGAGAAAAGGCCCTTACTGTAGTGTGCACTTATTCATATCatgatgattttattataacaataaagaGTTTAGAAATTCCTCTTCAGTGTCACAGCATATAAGAACTTTTTGGTTCTTGGATTTTTAGGCATGTTTGTTGGATGGCTAAAAGCCACCATAAACTTTATACAGTAATCTAAAGAAATCATCTTTTACTAGGAGTTCTTGTTCTATTGAACACGTGTCTCATGTTCAAGCCCAAGGGTTCCTGTAGAGCAGCGGTGTCCAACCTTCTccacaaagggctggtgtgggtgaCTCCACACCTGACTCCACCTGTTTAATCtctagactctggtgtggcttctgctttgGCTGGACTGAAAACCTGCACcacacaccggccctttgtggagaAGGTTGGACACCGCTGCTTTAAAGTCACCAtttctctgctctctgtaaTAAACACTATGTTACTGTGTTAATGTGCGTCATTGTTTTACAACGGTTTAAACaataactttgttttttttttttataatagattaaataatatcatgttatttttaaaaaatgctttaaaattaaGTAATTTATAAACTAGTTAATTGGACACATggacataaataataaagcgATTAAGGACATTTATTGTagtttgtttatctgtaaaCGTTTGTCTCTTTAATGAGTGTTTGAGTTCAAAtctaaattataatataaatgtattaaatacattttaaataaatgtgaaatattctaaatacataaacacaattCCGTGCATtgttaccacacacacacacacacacacacacacacacacacacacacacacacacacacacacacacacacacacacacacacacacacacacacacacacacacacacacacaccgacgcTCGCGGCGTCTGACGTCATATGTGTGCGACAGCGCTTGGTTAGCAGGCTAGCTAGCAGGTTGTTAGCAGTGTTCCCTGCAGTATGGCGTTATTTCCTGCATTTAAAGGAGTGACAGATGCCGAGATTTCTAAAAACTctggtgtgtttattttcaaatgtaATCTGAGAAAAACTGCGTAGAGAAACAACACCTAGATAAAGCTAATGTTAGCTTACTGCTTCGGTacaactgctattttattttgttatgtttatgttttgacACTTAATGTCATTAATATTCACTTTTACTAATATTCACAATAATAAGTCagagtttattattaatttaatattcatgcagtgtgtaaatgtaggtatttataaatataatttatatagtgaaagttatatatgtatgtgtgtgtgtttatatgtgtatgtatgtatgtatgtatgtgtgtgtgtgtgtgtgtgtgtttatgtgtgtgtgtgtgtgtgtgtgtgtgtgtgtgtgtgtttatgtgtgtgtgtgtgtgtgtgtttctgtatatatatatgtatgtatgtgtttgtgtgtgtgtgtgtgtgtttgtgtgtgtgtgtgtgtgtgtgtgtttctgtatatatatgtatgtatgtgtgtgtttgtgtgtgtgtgtgtttatttatatataatatatagtgtgtgtttctgtgtatatgtgtgtgtttctatatgtgtgtgtgtttatgatgtgtgtgtgtatatgtgtgtgtttatgatgtgtgtgcgtgtgtgtgtgtgtgtgtgtttctgtatatatatgtatgtatgtgtgtgtttgtgtgtgtgtttatttatatataatatatagtgtgtgtttctgtgtatatgtgtgtatgtgtgtgtttctatatgtgtgtgtgtgtatgtgtgtgtttatgatgtgtgtgtatgtgtgtgtttatgatgtgtgtgtatgtgtgtgtttatgatgtgtgtgtgtgtgtgtgtgtatgtatgtgtgtgtgtttatgatgtgtgtgtgtgtgtgctgaagttGTTTTCAGTGTGActtctgtgtctcagtcagaggtgaagttGTATCTTGaggttctccacatcttcagcaCAGACgagtttacacttctttgtgTTTCGCAGTAAATCTGATCTGTTTCCATGGCGATCTTGACCATGTCCCAAATGTATCTCAAGTAGCTtgtgttctctgtctgtctgtctgtctgtctgtctgtctgtctgtgttgtgtttacaggTCTAGAATGGCTCCAAAATTGTAGTTTCAGCAGCGTGGATGCTTTGTCtctacaccaacacaccaccCACAGGGACACAGCGGAGAGACAcactccacaccacacacacaccaggtctTCACACACTGCATGAACACACTTGTTAATTGAGATAAAGAGATCATGTGAAACAGCCAGTCAGATGGTCATTGCTATCAagaagatatacacacacacacacacacacacacacacacacacacacacacacacaccgagggtCTGTAATCCTGTTTAATGATTTTACAGTGAGCAGACATCTGATGAAGACAACGATGATGGTTATGTTGGTGTcaagaagaaaaggagaaagaaggagaaaaagaagaggagaaagaagcagaagaagcgCAGCAGAGACGATTCGGAGAACAGCAACTCAGACACAATTTACCCCAGTGACCTTCTGAACCGAGAACTGGAACCATCACCGAGGTGAGAGAACAACTCAGGAAACTAGTGCAAGCACTCTGAGAGAAGATCTGAAGAAAGACTTGCAGATGGGAGACTAGAACATAGTTAAACAGTTGGGATTAGAAAGTTATATTAGAAATATAAGTGAACaagtgcctcttttccaccggaaagaaccggttccactggagaaccttctaagaaccggtttgcctttccatcagttagagagcgtcacagagccgagtgtgacgtcactgtatacgtgtcacgttacacagcaacgttagcgcagcagcgacaaacacaaacacaacaatggcggatgttactttactgttaatactcatggctttgtgaacctacattaacacccaaacgcggcgaatccaacgtgtacgtgcggctctgtgtaatctgtataaacggaggttgtgatggagaaagtacttaacgttattttatcattaacacagaaaaaagttagccttagcatgtagctacctactatcatgtgtgctgataatgtatcatatcacggtaaagtaaaagtgtattaaacattagtgtaattaaggtacattatcaaatgcactaaccgtagccccgcccacagccccgcccacagctcctgacacaagcggttcttgagtctagaccagcaacgttttggaaccacttttcctggttcagagccagtgctttggcggtcgaaacagaaagaactggttctaaattaggctccgaacctgcactcaaactgccccGGGGGGAAAAGGGGCACATGGAGAACTACAGGAAAGCTGCAACATATCAAACATGTCATAGAGGTTGGGAACTTAGGTGAATAAGAagattcactgtgtgtgtgtgtgtgtgtgtgtgtgtgtgtgtgtgtgtgtgtgtgtgtgtgtgtgtgtgtgtgtgtgtgtgtgtgtgtgtttatagacaGGAGGACTTGGCTAATGTGGGTGGAGTTTTGTGGCTTGATGATCTTCAGTGTCCCAATGAGAAGCTATTCTACTTGGACAGGAAGTCTGACCCTGTGAACTGGGAGTACAAATCACTGTACAGAGCTCACATTGCCAGGTGAACCTGTCtgtcacactgtctgtctgtcacactgtctgtctgtcacactgtcacactgtctgtcacactgtcacactgtctgtctgtcacactgtctgtctgtcacactgtctgtctgtcacactgtcacactgtctgtctgtcacactgtctgtctgtcacactgtctgtctgtcacactgtctgtctgtcacactgtctgtctgtcacactgtcTGTCACACTGTCTGTCACACCTGTCTGTCACACTGTCTGTCACACTACCGAGTGTTCgctctcttgtctctctgtcagatgtttaatgttttaatctCCACTCTAGAACCCAAGCTGTTACTGTAGAACCCATTTTGTTCTGCTGTTTACTATTTGGTTCTGTCCTGAATGTCTGCAGGTATAAGAGGAAGGGAAGGTCTGCTCTCGGGTTGGACAGCAGGATTCAGGGCGTGTCCTGGGAAGACTCCGGCCCAGAAAGGAAacggaaagaaaagagagaggaacGGTATTTCTCTCCCACCAACCGCCGTCTTCTCAGCTCTGAAACTCCACCCACTCTCTCAGTCCCTCCCACTGATTCTGACCTATCTATTGATCCTGCTTCATTTATCCCCCTCCCCCCCTGTAAGGAAGAGTCTGACTCCGCCCCTCAgaccagcaccagcactgatcCACTTCGAGTGTATGACCTTGCAACCTCGCTGTGGCTGGAGGGAAAAGGTCAACCAGATGTCAAAGTTCAGGTGCAGCCACCTCCATCAGACATGTTAATGGCACGAGTGGAGGACTTTAACAAGAAACTGAGGGAAAACCCCAGTGATGTAACAATGTGGCTGGAGTTCATACAGTTTCAGGTGCATTTATTTACTTGCCTTGGCAGTAAAGAACTGTAGTAGTGATGCTTCTGTAgtgcagagggagagagagacggcaGAAGGCAGTAAGATTCATACATAAAATGTCTCTTATTAAACACtgaactgtttgtgtgtgtgttcaggacgAGGTGGGCAGCTCCCTCTCGGGGCAGGGGGCGGAGTCTGAGCGTGCGCTGTTGGACAGGAAGTTGAGTGTGGTGGAGCGTGCTCTTCAGTTGAACCCCAGCTGCGTGGAGTTGAAGCTGCACAGACTTACCCTGGGCAGGGGATTGTGGGA is part of the Tachysurus fulvidraco isolate hzauxx_2018 chromosome 12, HZAU_PFXX_2.0, whole genome shotgun sequence genome and encodes:
- the calm1a gene encoding calmodulin-1a, which produces MVPQRMCVTAGQNSMCVSVVLELLEQQHCVYAELMEQQERRVTALIKRMVEMSSARLTKELHDLKVGLQRVHADVSVLRRHTALTAHCMDNLRHGLMKDTRIESKNGGDMDRETAGRKDKDGGMETAQMTKLEMLANEPKTKKLVADLSNIQRHDIKADQLTEEQITGKKMEAFMLFDKNGDGSISTAELGSVMRSLGQNPTDTELYEIIREVDADGNGTIDFSEFINLMVQKMKDTGVEDEIHQAFKVFDKDGNGFITGAELCVVMTNLGEEVTGEEVDEMIKEADKDGDGQVNYQEFVQMMKAQ